The DNA segment TATCCCTTCATGGTCCGGTATCTCGGGATCATATCCTTGATGACGCGGGTCAGCACGTGGCCGATGTGGGGCTTTCCGTTGGCCGTCGGCGGGCCGTCATAGAACACATATGGTTTCCCCTTTCTCCGGCTGTCGATACTCTTCTCGAAGATTTTATTCTCTCTCCAGAATTTCTCCACCTGCTTTTCCCTGTCCACAAAGTTCAAATCCGCAGACACTTTCTCGTACATGACACAAATTCCTCCAATCTTGTCTCGTCTGCTGCTTTCTCTTCACAGCAGCTTTCAATTTTTGTGTGCCGCAGTAACAAGAGCCCGTCCGGCAGGGGATTCCTGCCCGCGGGGTGTTTTTGTTTCACAGGAACAAAATTTTCCATGAAATGAAAAAACGCCCTGTTCTTGCGAACAGGACGAATGTACACTCGTTATACCACCTATTACTGCATACTGACATATGAGTTCCCGATAACGTGGGAAATCCGGGCAAGCCTACTAAAGCCTTCAGCCGCCAGCTCGGGAGTGATGTTCCGCCTGCATCCGGCACCGGGCTTCCATCGTCCCCGGCTCGCTTTGGCCTTTCCTGCAAACCTACTGTCTCCGTCGTTGCTTTTTATATAGACTATCTCCATAATTATAATGAAGTCAGGTTGAAAAGTCAAGAATTCTCTTGGGAAAATGCGAAAAAAAGGGCTTGTCAGCTCCAGTCCTCTCTTAACAGGGCATACATCTTCATATCCAGAACCTTCCCGTTTTTCACGGCATTGCTTCTTAATGTCCCCTCCAGCCGGAAGCCGGCTTTTTCAAGCACACGGCAGGACGCCGTATTGCAGGCAAAGGGCTCTGCAAAAATCCGCAGGATATCGGTGTTTTCAAAGACATGGCGGCAGAGCTGCCTGACGGCGCTGGCGCCGTATCCCTTTCCCCAGTACGGCTCTCCCAGGTAATACCCCAGTTCCGCCGTCTGCGAATGGATGTTCTGGCAGCGCTCCGCCGATATGCTGCCGATAAGGGCGCCTCCGGCCGTGACGGCGAAGGCAAAGACCCTGTCTTTATCGGCGGCCAGCATGGCCGAGAGAAATTCTTCCGCATCCTTCCCCTGATAGGGATACGGAATCCCGTCCCGCAGATTGTCCAGAATTTTTTTGTTGTTTAAGAGGGCAGCCAGCGCCTCCTTATCTTCCATACGCCATTCCCTGAGCTCACATTCCATAAAAGCTCCTTTCCCATCACCGTGCAAACACGTTTTTGTCCAGCCATTTACAGATATAGTGGGCGATCAGGTTTCCTGCCAACAGGGCGAAAAACAATTTTACATATTTCATGATGATCTCTCCTCTCTCTGTCCAGTATATCGGATTTTCGGAAAGGATTCAAGGCCGCCCGCGCTGTTTTTTTCGCCGATTTTCCGCCATATTCCCGCCTTCCGCCCGTCCCGTCTGCCTTTGTTAATATTTTAACTTTCAATTTGCCTTTTCCTTCTATTATTGCTATAATAACCGAAATACAAAAGACTCCGGCGGGCCAGGCAGAATCTCGAGCCGGCTTTCTTTATGCCCGGCCGGATTCCCAACGAAGCGAGGAGAATGAATATGGACAACCGCAACCTGACGCTTTTGACAGACCTCTATGAGCTGACAATGATGCAGGGCTATTTTTATGAAAAGGATGCCAATGAGACCGTCATCTTCGACGCCTTTTACCGTGCCAACCCGGACGGGAACGGCTACGCCATCGCCGCCGGCTTAGAGCAGGTCATCGACTACATCGAAAATCTCCATTTCGATCAGGAGGACATCGACTATCTCCGCTCCACCGGCCTCTTTAAAGAGGATTTCCTGGAGTATCTGCATACCTTCCGTTTCACCGGCGACATTTACGCGGTTCCGGAGGGCACCGTCGTCTTCCCGAGAGAGCCTCTCGTCAAAGTCATTGCCCCGATCATGCAGGCACAGCTCATTGAGACGGCCCTCTTAAACATCATCAACCACCAGAGCCTGATTGCCACCAAGACAGCCCGGATCGTTCATGCTGCCCACGGCGACGGCGTCATGGAATTCGGACTGCGCCGCGCCCAGGGCCCGGATGCCGGGATTTACGGCGCCCGCGCCGCCATGATCGCCGGCTGCATCGGAACCTCCAATGTCCTCTGCGGCCAGATGTTTGACGTGCCGGTAAAGGGCACCCACGCCCACAGCTGGATCATGAGCTTTCCCGACGAGCTGACGGCCTTCCGCACCTATGCGAAGCTGTACCCGAGCGCCTGCATCCTTCTGGTGGACACCTATGACACGTTAAAATCGGGAATCCCCAACGCCATCCAGGTATTTAAGGAAATGCGCGAAGCCGGAATCCCGCTGACCTTCTACGGGATCCGCTTAGACAGCGGCGACCTGGCCTACCTCTCCAAGGAAGCGAAAAAAATGCTGGATGCGGCCGGCTTTTCCGACGCCGTCATCTCCGCCTCCAACGACCTGGACGAGCACCTGATTTCCAGCTTAAAGCATCAGGGCGCAACCATCAACTCCTGGGGCGTCGGCACAAACCTGATTACCTCCAAGGACACGCCTTCCTTCGGAGGCGTCTATAAGCTGGCCGCCATCAAGGACAGGAAAACCGGAAAATTCATCCCGAAAATCAAGCTGTCCGAGAATACGGAAAAAATCACGAACCCAGGCAACAAGACCATCTACCGGATTTACAGTGCAGAGAGCCATAAGCTGATTGCCGATCTGATCTGCCTTGTGGGCGAAAAATTTGATACGGCAAACTCTCTCCTGCTCTTCGACCCCATTGAGACGTGGAAGAAGACGCTTCTCGCGCCGGGCACCTATACGCTGAGAGAGCTTCTCGTCCCGGTGTTCCAGGACGGCCTCTGCGTCTACCGCTCCCCGAAGGTCATGGACATCCGGGAATACTGCCGGAAGGAACAGGAGACCCTCTGGGAGGAGACAAAACGTCTCGTCAATCCCCATGAAGTCCATGTGGATCTTTCCCATGAGCTGTGGCACATGAAAGCACAGCTTCTGGACGCCTATCATTTTGATTAAGAGGAGGAATGCATCATGAGTGCGACAGATATTGCAAAATCCATCGACGTTGATCTGGAACTGATTAAAAAACAGGCAAAGGACGTGACCGAGGAACTGATTCAGGTTTCCGGCATAAAGCCGGGCGAAATCCTCGTCGTCGGCTGTTCCTCCAGCGAAATCGCCGCCCATAAAATCGGCTGCTATTCCAGCAAGGAAGTGGGCGAAGCCGTTTTTGACGCCATTTACGGTGCGGCCAGGGCCCACGGCGTCCTGCTGGCAGCCCAGTGCTGCGAACACTTAAACCGGGCTTTGATTGTCGAAGAGGAGACGGCTGTAACATACGGCCTTGAAATGGTAAACGTGGTTCCTCAGCTTAAGGCCGGCGGCTCCTTTTCCACCGCCGCCTGGAACGCATTTGAAAAGCCGTGTGCCGTGGAATCCATAAAAGCCCACGCCGGCATTGACATCGGCGACACACTGATCGGCATGCATTTAAAGCATGTGGCTGTGCCGGTCCGCACGTCCGTGAAGGAGATCGGCTCCGCCCATGTGGTATGCGCAAGGACACGTCTTAAATACATCGGCGGCGAGCGGGCTGCCTACCAGCACGCATAAAGGAGGCACAGGATGAAAGGCAAGCCAGCAAACAGCATTCTCCGGTATCTGATTACTGTTTTGGCATCTGCCGCGCTGATCATGGCCTTCAATATCTTCCTGGACGGGATGTACCTGATCGGTGCCCCGGATGCCGGGGATGTGGAAAAAGTTACCGTTTCCTACCCGGAGGTCTCCGACGCGCCGAAGGAATTCTCCGATGAGGAAAACATTAAGCTGGCCGTACAGCTCACCGGCTTCCTGCGGTACTCGCTTTTTGAGAAAGCCCCGGAGGGTGACGCGCCCTTAATGACTGTCACCTACTTTTTAAAGGACGGCACAGCCGTCGAGATTTCCGCCAGCCGGGACACCGTATGGTGGAAAGGAAAAGCCCGCGCCATAAAAGAGAAAGAGATGTTTATCAATCTGGCGGAGGGGATTTTCTTTTTGGATGAGGTGATGGAGTAATATTTCAGGCGGCCAGGGAACGAAAGCCGTGTTCCCTGGCCGCCTGTTGTTTATCTCCATCGTTATGACTCAAAGATATCTTTCTATGAACTCTGCCGGCGTCAGAATCTCCGGCTTTTCAAGATCCATGCCGCCAAAATCCTTGTCGCCTGTAATCAGGATATCGGCGTTTTCTGCAACAGCCGTATAAAGCACGGGATAGTCGTTCATATCCCGAATATGAAACAGACCGCCTTTCATTTTGCGCGGCGTATAAACCAGCTCATAGCCCAGCGCCGATAAAAATCTGTCCATGCTGTCACGTTTTTCCGGAAATTTTCTTTCCGTCACTGCCATCAGTTCTTCCACAACAAACGACGAAAGTACCAGCGTATGATTCCGGACGATGTAATCCAACATCCGTTCAAACCGTTTCCCCGGAAAAAAGATCATTGAAATCAGTACATTCGTATCCAGCATTATTCGCATTGATATTGGTCACGCCTTTCCGCCCGGATTTCCTTTACCAGCTCCACAACATCCTGTTCATCTTTCAGTCCGAGCTCCTCTGCCGCCCCCTGAAAGGCCTTCTGTGCTTCTAACAGTGCATTGACAGAGGCATTCATCATCACAACCTTATTGCCTTCCTGTATGAACAGCACCTTATCTCCGTCTTTCACGCCAAGCAGCTTCCGGATCGCAGCAGGAATCGTAATCTGGCCCTTGGAAGTAACTTTTGCAAGCTCCATAGAACGTCCTCCTTTCCTATCTGATTCACGGAATTCCTTGTATTCCTTACATTCTCATTATACTCTGAAGGACGCGAAAAAGCAACAGATCAATTTTACCAGGCTATCACCCTTCTCTCCCCAAAATCTCCCGCATCGCCTCCGCGCCCTTTCGAAGCGCCTCCGCATTCACCGGGATCAGGGACTCCTTTGACGCGCCGAAGACCTCTTGGAACGCCGCCGTAATCTGTGCAGAAGGCAGAATCTGTTCCGCCTCATTGAGTGCCCCGAGCATGATGATATTGGCAAGGCGGATGTTTCCCATGGCCTCGGCCATGCCGCTGACCGGAAGATAGTAAGCCTGCACGTCGTCCCGCGGCACCTTCTCCTCCACGAGGCTGGAATTGACAAACACGGTTCCGCCCGGCTCCACCTGGGACATGAACTTGTGGAACGCCGCAATGTTCATGAAGACAGCGGCCGTCGCGTCGCCTTTAATGAGCGGGGAGCCGATGGGCTCGTCTGCGATCATGACGGAACAGTTGGCCTCGCCGCCGCGCATCTCCGGTCCGTAGGACGGGCACCAGGTCACTTCCTTTCCTGAAAGAAGCCCGCCGTATGCAAGAAGCTGTCCCATGCTCATGACGCCCTGCCCGCCGAAGCCGGCGCAGAATATTCTATGGATTTTTCCCATCACGCGCCCTCCTTTGTCTTGTCCTTATAAACCCCGAGAGGATAATAGGGGATCATCTTCTCCTTCACAAATTCCATGGCCTCTGCCGGCGTCTTTCCCCAGTTGGTCGGGCAGGAACAGAGCACCTCGATAAGGGAAAAGCCGGTGCCCTCCCTCTGAACCTCCAGGGCCTTTTTGATGGCTTTTTTCGCCTTTATGACGTTGGCCGGTGAATTGACGGCCACGCGCTCGATATAAGCCGCCCCGTCCAGGGTGGACAAAAGCTCGCAGACACGGATCGGGTATCCCTGGATATTCACGTCACGTCCAAGCTGTGCCGTCGTGGCCTTCATGCCGGGAAGCGTCGTCGGCGCCATCTGTCCGCCTGTCATGCCATAGATTCCGTTGTTGATAAAAATCGTCGTGATCTTTTCTCCCCTGGCCGCCGCATGGACAATCTCTGCCATGCCGATGGAAGCCAGGTCGCCGTCGCCCTGGTAGGTAATCACAAGCTTATCCGGGTGTACCCGCTTGATGCCGGTGGCCGTCGCCGGCGCCCGCCCGTGGGCCGCCTGGATGCCGTCAAAATTAAAATAGTCAAGAGCCAGGACGGCGCAGCCCACCGGGGAGATGCCGATGGCTTTTTGAAGCTCGCCCATCTCCTCCAGGCACTCGGCTAAGAGCCTGTGCACGATCCCATGGGAACATCCCGGGCAGTAATGGGTCTGCACATCGGTAATTCCCTTTGTCCTTTCAAATAAAACTGCCATTATCTGCCGCCTCCCATCACATTTCTTCCGAACTCCAAAAGCTCGCCTACGTTTATGAGGACGCCGCCGGTATGTCCGAAAAAGACTACTTTATTCTTATCGTTGCAGGCCAGCCGCACATCGTCGATCATCTGGCCCATGGACAGCTCCACGTCCATATATTTCCGGATTCCTGTCCGTTCAAAGGCTTTCTCCGGGAACGGCCACAAGGTCTTTGGCCGGATCATGCCGACACGGTACCCCTCGTCCCGCAGAGCGTTCACTGCCGTCCTTACGATTCTCGAAGCCGTCCCGTAGGAGACGAACGCGTACTCGGCATCCTCCATCCGGTAATCCTCGTGCTGCGGCTCGTTTTCCTCAATAACCTTATACTTTTCAAACAGACGGATATTTTCCTGTTCAAGGCCGGCCGCATCCAGGTTCAGGTTGTAAATCCTGTGGGGCTCGCCGTCTCCTTTTCCCCGCAGTGCCCAGTCCTTTTTCGGCAGCTCTCTTGCCGTCGGTTTCCTAAGTTCCACCGGCTCCATCATCTGACCGATGAGGCCGTCCGCCAGGATAATCACCGGCGTCCTGTAAAAATCCGCCAGGTCAAAGCCCTCCTGCACCATGTCTGTCAGCTCCTGGAGATTTCCCGGCGCCAGCACGATGTTGTGGTAGTCTCCGTTGCTGCCGCCCTTCACGCACATGTGGTAGTCCGCCTGGGACGGCTGGATGCCGCCGAGTCCGGGGCCGCCGCGCATCATGTTGACAATGACGGCCGGAAGCTCTGCCCGCGTGATGTATCCGATGCCTTCCTGTTTCAGGGCAATTCCCGGCGAGGACGACGAGGTCATGGCTCTGGCGCCTGCCGCAGCCGCACCGTACAGCATATTGACGGCCGCCAGCTCACTTTCCGCCTGGACAAAAGTACCGCCAACCTTCGGAAGCTCTTTGGAAAAATACTCCGGGATCTCGTTCTGAGGCGTGATGGGATAGCCGAAGAAATACCGGCAGCCCGCCTCGATGGCCGCTTTTACAACGGCCTCATTTCCTTTTAAAAGCACTTTTGCCATGGTTATCCCTCCGTTTCTTCCTTTTCAATCCGTATGGCTGTCTCCGGGCACATCCTGGCACAGCTTATGCAGCCGATACAGTCGTTTAGCCGGGCCGGCACCGCCGGATAATACCCCTTTTTATTTACTGCTTCCTTTTCGATCTCCAGGACATGTTTCGGACAGACGGATACACATAAGCCGCAGCCCTTGCACATTTCCCTGTCGACCGTAACGATTATGTTTGCCATCGCATCTTCCTCCTTTTCTCCGGTTTTAAAGCCATTCTGCCCTCATATGGTACTCCATCGGGAAAAAATCTCCCGAGACTTCTCCCAATAACTGCTCCCATCCCTTTACTTCGCCGCACATGCAGGCCGTGTACCGGATGGGGACGCCGCATTCCCTACTCACCTGCCTTAAAACGGCGTCGCCATGAAGAATGTCCTCCGGCACCGTCTCATGGATCAGGTTCGCATTGTTCACAAAGCCGGTCACGGGAAAGCCAAGGACACGCTCAAGGCTCTCTTTCTGCTTAAGGATCGCCGCCGCATCGCAGGTTTCCGGCCGGAACACGTTCACGATCATAAAAAAGTCGATCTCCTCCCGTTCCATATCCGGCCTGAGCCGCCCAAGCACTGCCGCCCCGGCCTCGCTTCCGCCGAGATCCACGACGCACTGACAGCGTTTGTCCAGAAACGGGACACGGATCCTGGCAGATAAGGCCGGCATGTCGCTGCTGTCCTGGCGCAGGCTCGAAGCGATTACTTCAATCCCCTCTTTTTCCAGGAGTTCCGCCCGCTCCCTGGAACGGAAATAGACGTTCACAATATCAAGATCGGCCAGCATGACCCGCTCGGCTTCTTTTTTCAGCCGCCTCGCATAATTGAGGGCGAACTCGGTTTTCCCGCTTCCGTAATGGCCGGTGATGATCCGGATTCTCCTGTCCATCGTGCCATCCCCCCTTACGTTTTATATTATTTCACGTTTCTCTCTACCATTATCTTAATTCAAACGGAGCAATCCGTCAATTTATTTGTGCATATTTCCCTTTTATATTTATTTTTTCACAAACTTTTTATTCATATTTTACAATTTGATTCAGCTTCTAAAAAACAAAAAAACTTGAATTTTTTTTGCTTTTTATCTTGACAAATCACGAATCATGCATTATGATATAGGTGAATGGACATATTAGAAGTGGAATTCCACTATACTGGAAATTGCTTCTAGTATCATTGGCGCAGGCCTAGCCTGCGCCACTCTCCCTAAAATAAGAAGACCTTGAAAAAGGTCTTTTTTTGTTTCCGTTTTTCTTTTCGGCCCACATGAAGACGCGGGCGGCCTGGCCGGAGGACTCT comes from the Eubacteriaceae bacterium Marseille-Q4139 genome and includes:
- a CDS encoding GNAT family N-acetyltransferase; amino-acid sequence: MECELREWRMEDKEALAALLNNKKILDNLRDGIPYPYQGKDAEEFLSAMLAADKDRVFAFAVTAGGALIGSISAERCQNIHSQTAELGYYLGEPYWGKGYGASAVRQLCRHVFENTDILRIFAEPFACNTASCRVLEKAGFRLEGTLRSNAVKNGKVLDMKMYALLREDWS
- a CDS encoding nicotinate phosphoribosyltransferase; the encoded protein is MDNRNLTLLTDLYELTMMQGYFYEKDANETVIFDAFYRANPDGNGYAIAAGLEQVIDYIENLHFDQEDIDYLRSTGLFKEDFLEYLHTFRFTGDIYAVPEGTVVFPREPLVKVIAPIMQAQLIETALLNIINHQSLIATKTARIVHAAHGDGVMEFGLRRAQGPDAGIYGARAAMIAGCIGTSNVLCGQMFDVPVKGTHAHSWIMSFPDELTAFRTYAKLYPSACILLVDTYDTLKSGIPNAIQVFKEMREAGIPLTFYGIRLDSGDLAYLSKEAKKMLDAAGFSDAVISASNDLDEHLISSLKHQGATINSWGVGTNLITSKDTPSFGGVYKLAAIKDRKTGKFIPKIKLSENTEKITNPGNKTIYRIYSAESHKLIADLICLVGEKFDTANSLLLFDPIETWKKTLLAPGTYTLRELLVPVFQDGLCVYRSPKVMDIREYCRKEQETLWEETKRLVNPHEVHVDLSHELWHMKAQLLDAYHFD
- a CDS encoding TIGR01440 family protein yields the protein MSATDIAKSIDVDLELIKKQAKDVTEELIQVSGIKPGEILVVGCSSSEIAAHKIGCYSSKEVGEAVFDAIYGAARAHGVLLAAQCCEHLNRALIVEEETAVTYGLEMVNVVPQLKAGGSFSTAAWNAFEKPCAVESIKAHAGIDIGDTLIGMHLKHVAVPVRTSVKEIGSAHVVCARTRLKYIGGERAAYQHA
- a CDS encoding putative toxin-antitoxin system toxin component, PIN family gives rise to the protein MRIMLDTNVLISMIFFPGKRFERMLDYIVRNHTLVLSSFVVEELMAVTERKFPEKRDSMDRFLSALGYELVYTPRKMKGGLFHIRDMNDYPVLYTAVAENADILITGDKDFGGMDLEKPEILTPAEFIERYL
- a CDS encoding AbrB/MazE/SpoVT family DNA-binding domain-containing protein, translating into MELAKVTSKGQITIPAAIRKLLGVKDGDKVLFIQEGNKVVMMNASVNALLEAQKAFQGAAEELGLKDEQDVVELVKEIRAERRDQYQCE
- a CDS encoding 2-oxoacid:acceptor oxidoreductase family protein, with translation MGKIHRIFCAGFGGQGVMSMGQLLAYGGLLSGKEVTWCPSYGPEMRGGEANCSVMIADEPIGSPLIKGDATAAVFMNIAAFHKFMSQVEPGGTVFVNSSLVEEKVPRDDVQAYYLPVSGMAEAMGNIRLANIIMLGALNEAEQILPSAQITAAFQEVFGASKESLIPVNAEALRKGAEAMREILGREG
- a CDS encoding 2-oxoglutarate oxidoreductase, with protein sequence MAVLFERTKGITDVQTHYCPGCSHGIVHRLLAECLEEMGELQKAIGISPVGCAVLALDYFNFDGIQAAHGRAPATATGIKRVHPDKLVITYQGDGDLASIGMAEIVHAAARGEKITTIFINNGIYGMTGGQMAPTTLPGMKATTAQLGRDVNIQGYPIRVCELLSTLDGAAYIERVAVNSPANVIKAKKAIKKALEVQREGTGFSLIEVLCSCPTNWGKTPAEAMEFVKEKMIPYYPLGVYKDKTKEGA
- the vorB gene encoding 3-methyl-2-oxobutanoate dehydrogenase subunit VorB — its product is MAKVLLKGNEAVVKAAIEAGCRYFFGYPITPQNEIPEYFSKELPKVGGTFVQAESELAAVNMLYGAAAAGARAMTSSSSPGIALKQEGIGYITRAELPAVIVNMMRGGPGLGGIQPSQADYHMCVKGGSNGDYHNIVLAPGNLQELTDMVQEGFDLADFYRTPVIILADGLIGQMMEPVELRKPTARELPKKDWALRGKGDGEPHRIYNLNLDAAGLEQENIRLFEKYKVIEENEPQHEDYRMEDAEYAFVSYGTASRIVRTAVNALRDEGYRVGMIRPKTLWPFPEKAFERTGIRKYMDVELSMGQMIDDVRLACNDKNKVVFFGHTGGVLINVGELLEFGRNVMGGGR
- a CDS encoding ferredoxin family protein, with the protein product MANIIVTVDREMCKGCGLCVSVCPKHVLEIEKEAVNKKGYYPAVPARLNDCIGCISCARMCPETAIRIEKEETEG
- a CDS encoding ATP-binding protein, with translation MDRRIRIITGHYGSGKTEFALNYARRLKKEAERVMLADLDIVNVYFRSRERAELLEKEGIEVIASSLRQDSSDMPALSARIRVPFLDKRCQCVVDLGGSEAGAAVLGRLRPDMEREEIDFFMIVNVFRPETCDAAAILKQKESLERVLGFPVTGFVNNANLIHETVPEDILHGDAVLRQVSRECGVPIRYTACMCGEVKGWEQLLGEVSGDFFPMEYHMRAEWL